Proteins found in one Triticum aestivum cultivar Chinese Spring chromosome 4D, IWGSC CS RefSeq v2.1, whole genome shotgun sequence genomic segment:
- the LOC123097579 gene encoding probable galacturonosyltransferase 7 gives MKATAPPAKRRRGPRLAVLALVFCSLLVPIAFLFNRFPAVYVTDERPQQEITLPSFDRLVVEGDRIVHEVPRQGGRDVNAETEDEHGKNSKGNIDLHHQIDTEHKVKVLPPPKVEQVKPVPVPVPPRKDFSDNMRRPRVPSADELEKAKACQLEFGSYCLWSIEHKEVMKDAIVKKLKDQLFVARSYYPSIAKLKGKEALTRELKQNIQEHERVLSESIVDADLPSFIKKKIERMDRAIARAKSCTVDCNNVDKKLRQILHMTDDEAHFHMKQSAYLYNLGVHTMPKSHHCLNMRLTVEYFKSTTLDSDDSPVHKFNVPDHRHYVILSKNVLAASVVINSSVSSSEETRNVVFHVLTDAQNFYAMKHWFSRNAYRESAVNVINYEHIILENLPEFSMQQLYMPEEFRVFISSFERPTEKSRMEYLSVFSHSHFFIPEIFKDLKKVIVLDDDVIVQRDLSFLWNLDMGDKVNAAVKFCGLRLGQLRNLLGEAMYDPQSCAWMSGLNVINLEKWREYNVTENYLQLLEKFRNNDDEASLRAAALPISLLSFQNLVYPLDERLTLSGLGYQYGIEEKVIRTSASLHYNGNMKPWLELGIPNYRKYWKRFLARDERFMDECNVSP, from the exons ATGAAGGCGACTGCGCCGCCGGCGAAGAGGCGGAGGGGCCCGCGGCTGGCGGTGCTGGCGCTCGTCTTCTGCTCGCTGCTCGTACCGATCGCCTTCCTTTTCAACCGCTTCCCCGCCG TGTATGTGACGGATGAGCGCCCTCAACAG GAGATTACTTTGCCTTCATTCGATCGCTTAGTGGTAGAAGGAGACAGGATTGTACATGAAGTGCCGCGGCAGGGTGGTAGAGATGTGAACGCAGAGACAGAG GATGAGCACGGAAAGAATTCCAAGGGCAATATAGACTTGCATCACCAAATTGATACTGAACATAAAGTTAAAG TTCTCCCCCCACCAAAAGTTGAACAAGTGAAGCCAGTACCAGTTCCAGTTCCACCCAGAAAA GATTTCAGTGACAACATGAGACGTCCCAGGGTCCCAAGTGCTGATGAATTGGAGAAGGCTAAGGCTTGTCAACTTGAATTCGGGAGTTACTGTCTCTGGTCCATTGAACACAAAGAAGTTATGAAAGATGCCATTGTAAAAAAACTAAAAGATCAGCTATTTGTGGCTCGATCTTACTACCCGAGCATTGCCAAACTTAAAGGAAAGGAGGCACTGACTCGTGAATTGAAGCAGAATATCCAAGAACATGAGAGGGTTCTAAGTGAATCCATTGTTGATGCTGATCTACCATCCTT CATAAAAAAGAAGATAGAGAGGATGGACCGTGCAATAGCAAGAGCCAAATCATGCACTGTGGATTGTAACAATGTTGACAAAAAGCTTCGCCAGATACTTCATATGACGGACGATGAAGCTCATTTTCATATGAAGCAGAGTGCCTACTTATACAACCTTGGTGTTCACACGATGCCAAAAAGTCATCATTGTCTTAATATGAGGTTGACAGTAGAATATTTTAAATCAACTACATTGGATTCAGATGACTCTCCTGTCCATAAGTTTAATGTTCCAGATCATAGGCACTACGTTATATTATCTAAAAATGTGCTTGCCGCTTCCGTTGTCATCAACTCATCTGTTAGTAGTTCTGAG GAGACCAGGAATGTAGTCTTTCATGTACTAACCGATGCTCAAAATTTCTATGCAATGAAGCATTGGTTTTCAAGAAATGCCTACAGAGAATCAGCTGTCAATGTCATTAACTACGAGCATATTATTTTGGAGAATTTGCCAGAGTTCAGCATGCAACAGTTGTATATGCCCGAGGAATTCCGTGTTTTCATCAGTAGCTTTGAGCGACCTACCGAGAAATCTAGAATGGAGTATTTATCAGTGTTTAGTCACTCACATTTCTTTATTCCGGAAATATTTAAAGATTTAAAGAAGGTGATTGTGTTGGACGATGATGTCATTGTTCAACGTGATCTCTctttcttgtggaatcttgatatGGGAGATAAGGTGAATGCCGCAGTCAAGTTTTGTGGCCTGAGACTTGGCCAACTAAGAAACCTTCTCGGCGAGGCAATGTACGATCCCCAGTCATGTGCATGGATGTCTGGGTTGAATGTCATTAATTtggaaaaatggagggagtataatgttaCAGAGAATTACCTGCAACTCTTGGAAAAG TTCCGGAACAATGATGATGAGGCCTCACTACGAGCTGCAGCTTTACCTATAAGCTTGCTCTCCTTCCAGAATCTTGTATATCCTCTTGATGAGAGGTTGACTTTATCTGGGCTCGGCTATCAGTACGGAATTGAAGAAAAAGTGATCCGAACTTCTGCATCGTTGCACTACAATGGTAATATGAAACCTTGGCTTGAATTGGGTATACCAAATTACAGGAAGTACTGGAAGAGGTTTCTGGCACGAGATGAGCGATTCATGGACGAGTGCAATGTAAGTCCATAG